In the genome of Desulfuromonas sp. DDH964, one region contains:
- a CDS encoding cytochrome c3 family protein, which translates to MKRLIVTLLVAAFIAAGSLAFADNGPAEMKLPAKMGEVTFNHAGHQAKVGDCKVCHEAGPGKIEGFGKDWAHKHCKDCHKEKGGPTGCKDCHKK; encoded by the coding sequence ATGAAACGTCTCATCGTCACCCTGCTCGTCGCCGCTTTCATCGCCGCCGGCTCCCTCGCCTTCGCCGACAACGGCCCGGCCGAAATGAAACTGCCGGCCAAAATGGGCGAAGTCACCTTCAACCATGCCGGCCATCAGGCCAAAGTTGGCGACTGCAAAGTTTGCCACGAAGCCGGCCCCGGCAAGATCGAAGGTTTCGGCAAGGACTGGGCTCACAAGCACTGCAAGGACTGCCACAAGGAAAAAGGCGGCCCGACCGGCTGCAAAGACTGCCACAAGAAATAA
- a CDS encoding D-alanine--D-alanine ligase family protein, with protein sequence MHIALAFNLREDSVQAADQPAPEPPSEPPSQPGDDRYAEWDDIQTIRAVADALASRHQVSLVNAAHDPCREFRRLRPDLVFNIAEGLNGASREAQVPAMLDFLGLPYTGSDPVTLGICLDKQRTKEILAYHQIPTPRFHVVRSLAEVPARLRYPLLVKPTLEGSSKGVTDKALVQDRKALLAQVDWVLSGYGQPALIEEYLPGREFTVALLGNGESLRTLPIVEIDFTTLPAGVNPIYSFEAKWLWDQEENPLQIFACPAPLEPLLQRNIEETCKRAFRAMGCRDWCRIDVRLDARGIPNIIELNPLPGILPRPEQNSCFPKAARASGLTYDAMILSVVDAACARLNLVPGVADERRRML encoded by the coding sequence ATGCATATCGCTCTCGCCTTCAATCTGCGGGAGGATTCCGTCCAGGCGGCTGACCAGCCTGCCCCGGAACCTCCGTCCGAACCTCCCTCGCAACCGGGTGACGATCGCTACGCCGAATGGGATGACATTCAGACCATTCGTGCCGTGGCTGACGCCCTCGCCAGCCGGCATCAGGTTTCCCTGGTTAACGCCGCGCACGACCCCTGCCGGGAATTCCGGCGCCTCCGCCCTGACCTCGTCTTCAATATTGCCGAGGGGCTCAACGGGGCCAGCCGCGAGGCCCAGGTGCCGGCGATGCTCGACTTTCTCGGCCTTCCCTATACCGGCAGCGACCCGGTCACCCTTGGCATCTGCCTCGACAAGCAGCGGACCAAGGAGATCCTCGCCTACCACCAGATTCCAACCCCGCGCTTCCATGTGGTGCGTTCCCTGGCCGAAGTGCCGGCCCGGCTGCGCTACCCGCTCCTGGTGAAACCGACCCTGGAAGGATCGAGCAAAGGGGTCACCGACAAGGCGCTGGTGCAGGACCGCAAGGCGTTGCTGGCCCAGGTTGACTGGGTCCTGTCGGGTTACGGTCAACCGGCCCTGATCGAGGAATACCTGCCGGGGCGGGAATTTACCGTCGCCCTGCTCGGCAATGGCGAGTCCCTGCGTACCCTGCCGATCGTCGAAATTGACTTCACGACCCTCCCCGCCGGGGTCAATCCGATCTACTCCTTCGAAGCCAAGTGGCTCTGGGACCAGGAAGAGAACCCGCTGCAGATTTTCGCCTGCCCCGCCCCCCTCGAACCGCTGCTGCAGCGCAACATCGAAGAGACCTGCAAGCGCGCCTTCCGCGCCATGGGCTGCCGTGACTGGTGCCGCATCGACGTGCGTCTCGATGCGCGCGGCATTCCCAACATCATCGAACTCAACCCGCTTCCCGGCATCCTGCCGCGTCCGGAGCAGAACAGCTGCTTCCCCAAGGCGGCGCGAGCGTCCGGCCTGACCTACGACGCCATGATTCTCAGCGTGGTCGATGCCGCCTGCGCGCGGCTCAATCTGGTCCCGGGGGTTGCCGATGAACGTCGCCGTATGCTTTAA
- a CDS encoding D-alanine--D-alanine ligase family protein: MNVAVCFNRVPPKLFKGEAADRISEEGAEAEARAVKKALTELGHSVRLLPLAGDVAPFIEELRSSRSELVFNLCEGFWGNSRLELHVAALFDLLGLAYTGAPPLALGLTQDKVRTKDLLVRHGLPTPKYILVKMGEQFPKTRDLTYPLIVKPRFEDASLGITNESIVANERALKKRIQYVHDTYRQGALVEEFIEGRELNAAVIGNGPFEVLPVSEILFQPGLKHSIVSYDGKWLEDSPEYVRTEPVCPTLLKAKEGILVKDVALRAYKILECRDYARVDIRLRDGVPYILEVNANPDISPGAGLARAARVGGLPYSKLIERILGMALKRKELQSAKA; this comes from the coding sequence ATGAACGTCGCCGTATGCTTTAACCGCGTCCCCCCCAAGCTCTTCAAGGGGGAAGCCGCCGACCGCATCAGCGAGGAGGGGGCCGAAGCCGAGGCGCGGGCGGTCAAGAAGGCCCTTACCGAGCTCGGCCACAGCGTGCGCCTGCTGCCGCTGGCCGGCGACGTCGCCCCCTTCATCGAGGAGTTGCGCAGCAGCCGCAGTGAACTGGTCTTCAACCTCTGCGAAGGGTTCTGGGGAAACAGCCGCCTCGAACTGCACGTCGCAGCGCTCTTCGACCTGCTGGGGCTTGCCTACACCGGGGCGCCCCCTCTCGCTCTCGGTCTCACTCAGGACAAGGTCCGCACCAAGGACCTGCTGGTCCGCCACGGTCTGCCGACACCGAAGTATATCCTCGTCAAGATGGGGGAACAGTTCCCGAAAACCCGCGACCTCACCTACCCGCTGATCGTCAAACCGCGCTTCGAAGACGCCTCGCTGGGCATCACCAATGAGAGCATCGTCGCCAACGAGCGTGCCCTGAAAAAACGGATTCAGTACGTCCACGACACCTACCGCCAGGGCGCCCTGGTCGAGGAATTCATCGAAGGGCGCGAGCTCAACGCCGCAGTGATCGGCAACGGTCCCTTCGAGGTGTTGCCGGTTTCTGAAATCCTGTTCCAGCCCGGGCTCAAGCACTCGATTGTCAGTTACGACGGCAAGTGGCTGGAAGATTCCCCCGAATACGTCCGCACCGAACCGGTCTGCCCCACCCTCCTCAAGGCCAAGGAAGGCATCCTGGTCAAAGACGTGGCGCTGCGCGCCTACAAGATCCTCGAATGCCGTGACTACGCGCGGGTCGACATCCGCCTGCGCGATGGTGTCCCCTACATCCTCGAGGTCAATGCCAATCCCGACATCTCCCCCGGCGCCGGCCTCGCCCGCGCCGCCCGCGTCGGCGGGCTCCCCTATAGCAAACTGATCGAGCGGATTCTCGGCATGGCCCTCAAACGCAAGGAGCTGCAAAGTGCGAAAGCTTGA
- a CDS encoding GNAT family N-acetyltransferase, whose translation MRKLERSDLPELERVLRATSAFTEPEVECAMELLHIVLDDPAQKDYLVAVADHEGKAAGYILYGPVPVTEGNFDIYWIATDPAVQGKGLGRALMEFAEADARARGARMVCLETSSQGGYQRTRRFYDQAGYIQESCIRDFYKPGDDRLTYVKRFSS comes from the coding sequence GTGCGAAAGCTTGAACGGTCCGACTTGCCGGAACTGGAGCGCGTACTGCGCGCCACCAGCGCCTTCACCGAGCCGGAGGTCGAATGCGCCATGGAACTGCTGCATATCGTCCTCGATGATCCGGCCCAGAAGGACTACCTGGTGGCGGTGGCTGACCACGAGGGCAAGGCTGCCGGCTACATCCTCTACGGCCCGGTGCCGGTGACCGAGGGGAACTTCGACATCTACTGGATCGCCACCGATCCGGCGGTGCAGGGAAAAGGGCTCGGCCGCGCGCTGATGGAATTTGCCGAAGCCGATGCCCGCGCCCGCGGCGCCCGCATGGTCTGCCTGGAGACCTCCTCCCAGGGGGGGTACCAGCGCACCCGGCGCTTTTACGACCAGGCCGGCTATATCCAGGAGTCGTGTATCCGGGACTTTTACAAGCCCGGCGATGATCGCCTCACCTACGTCAAACGCTTTTCTTCCTGA
- a CDS encoding KamA family radical SAM protein, producing the protein METWQKLLQASITRPKDLTRRFGVDPQPLEAVAEAYPMRVNPYYLGLIREVGDPIWRQAVPAAEELQDAVCVADPLEEENQSPVPNLVHRYPDRALFLVSSECAMYCRFCTRKRKVGGENMVITRETLQAGIDYIRSKPEIRDVILSGGDPLLLGDERLEWILKELRAIPSVEIIRIGTRVPVVLPQRITPNLVRLLRKYHPLYINTHFNHPDEITETAAKACGRLADAGIPLGNQTVLLRGVNDDPAVMKRLMQKLLTIRVKPYYIYQADLVQGTDHFRTSVEEGIEIIRALRGHTSGMGVPAYVIDAPGGGGKIPILPDYLQSLGEEVVLKNYRGETYRYTNAQAVMTEDQRKVVNENR; encoded by the coding sequence ATGGAGACCTGGCAGAAACTGTTGCAGGCAAGCATTACCCGTCCGAAAGATCTGACCCGGCGCTTCGGCGTCGATCCGCAGCCGCTCGAAGCGGTGGCGGAAGCCTACCCGATGCGGGTCAACCCCTACTATCTCGGCCTGATCCGCGAGGTCGGCGACCCGATCTGGCGTCAGGCGGTTCCCGCCGCCGAGGAACTGCAAGACGCGGTCTGCGTCGCCGATCCGCTGGAGGAGGAGAACCAAAGCCCGGTACCGAACCTGGTGCACCGTTACCCCGACCGCGCCCTCTTTCTGGTGTCGTCGGAATGCGCCATGTACTGCCGCTTCTGCACCCGCAAGCGCAAGGTCGGCGGCGAGAATATGGTCATTACCCGCGAGACCCTGCAGGCCGGTATCGATTACATCCGCAGCAAGCCCGAGATCCGCGACGTTATCCTCTCCGGCGGTGACCCGCTGCTCCTCGGCGACGAGCGCCTCGAGTGGATCCTCAAGGAATTGCGGGCAATCCCCAGCGTCGAGATCATCCGCATCGGCACCCGCGTGCCGGTGGTCCTGCCGCAGCGCATCACCCCCAACCTGGTGCGGCTGCTGCGCAAGTATCACCCACTCTACATCAACACCCACTTCAACCACCCCGACGAGATCACCGAGACCGCCGCCAAGGCCTGCGGCCGCCTTGCCGACGCCGGCATCCCGCTTGGCAACCAGACCGTGCTGCTGCGCGGCGTCAACGACGATCCGGCGGTGATGAAGCGCCTGATGCAGAAGCTCCTCACCATCCGGGTCAAGCCCTACTACATCTACCAGGCCGACCTGGTACAGGGGACCGACCACTTCCGCACCAGCGTCGAAGAGGGGATCGAGATCATCCGCGCCCTGCGCGGCCACACCAGCGGCATGGGGGTGCCGGCCTATGTCATCGACGCCCCCGGCGGCGGCGGCAAGATCCCGATCCTTCCCGACTACCTGCAGAGTCTCGGCGAAGAGGTTGTCCTGAAGAACTACCGCGGCGAGACCTACCGCTACACCAACGCCCAGGCGGTAATGACCGAGGACCAGCGCAAGGTGGTCAACGAAAACCGCTGA
- a CDS encoding polysaccharide deacetylase family protein: MFVKGLALGIPLLLLVALSTAVAGASVPDLAGGLEREFSGKQAREWGETVTGVRTRLGTPERVLVLTLDACGSPKGKGVDQELLDFLTREQVPATLFLNARWIDANPELFQRLAANPLFTIANHGMWHKPASIDGRSVYGIDGTATVSELVQEIELNARKIEALTGTRTRYYRSGTAYYDEYAVAVARRLGHEVIGFSVLGDAGATYSAAEVEAALLAAQPGEIIIAHMNHPEAGTGAGIIAAVPELRRRGFRFVRLSDYSLE, from the coding sequence ATGTTCGTAAAGGGACTGGCCCTCGGCATTCCGCTGCTCCTGCTGGTGGCGCTTTCCACGGCGGTGGCCGGTGCCTCTGTGCCCGACCTGGCAGGTGGCCTGGAGCGGGAATTCTCCGGCAAGCAGGCGCGGGAGTGGGGTGAAACCGTGACGGGCGTCAGGACCCGGTTGGGGACGCCGGAGCGGGTGCTGGTGCTGACCCTCGATGCCTGCGGTTCGCCGAAGGGGAAGGGGGTCGATCAGGAGTTGCTCGACTTTCTCACCCGGGAGCAGGTTCCCGCCACTCTCTTTCTCAATGCCCGCTGGATCGACGCCAACCCGGAACTGTTTCAGCGCTTGGCGGCCAACCCCCTCTTTACCATCGCCAACCACGGCATGTGGCACAAGCCGGCCTCCATTGACGGCCGCTCGGTCTACGGCATTGACGGCACCGCCACCGTCTCCGAACTGGTGCAGGAGATCGAGCTCAATGCCCGCAAGATCGAAGCGCTGACCGGCACACGCACCCGCTACTACCGCTCCGGAACCGCCTACTACGATGAATACGCGGTCGCGGTGGCCCGGCGGCTCGGTCATGAGGTGATCGGATTTTCGGTGCTCGGCGATGCCGGGGCAACCTACAGCGCTGCCGAGGTGGAGGCGGCGCTGCTGGCCGCGCAGCCGGGGGAGATCATCATCGCCCACATGAATCACCCCGAGGCCGGAACCGGCGCCGGCATCATCGCCGCCGTTCCGGAACTGCGCCGGCGCGGCTTCCGCTTTGTCCGGCTCTCCGACTACTCACTCGAATAG
- the glgC gene encoding glucose-1-phosphate adenylyltransferase, with protein sequence MYSMDNVGRSTIAMVLAGGKGERLSPLTHRRAKPSVAFGGKYKIIDFVLSNLFNSGIKKCYILTQYRAFSLNKHIRESWGKWTGLGEFFVAISPETSSESEEWFKGTADAILQYLRFVESSDADYVAVFGGDHIYKMDITQMINFHRMNRADITIAALEVPVEEASRYGVFSVDEDARVTAFTEKPEKPERIPGRQTSFASMGNYIFPTKKLIEVLLEGKKNHADLDFGKHVIPMMLKNNDRVFAYNFNDNVIPGMKSEERGYWRDVGTLDSYYEANMDLVNVSPQLNLYNYKWPILTNQGNLPPAKTVFDDEARRGQNIDSYVCAGCITSGSTVRRSILGPLCKINSYSLVEDSILFENVTVGRHVKIRKAIIDKNVVIQDGSEIGYDVAADRAKGYTVTDSGIVVVPRREK encoded by the coding sequence ATGTATTCAATGGACAACGTGGGGAGAAGCACCATCGCCATGGTGCTGGCCGGGGGCAAGGGGGAGCGGCTCAGCCCCCTGACCCATCGGCGTGCCAAGCCGAGCGTCGCCTTCGGCGGCAAGTACAAGATCATCGATTTCGTTCTCTCCAACCTCTTCAACTCCGGCATCAAGAAGTGCTACATCCTCACTCAGTACCGGGCCTTTTCCCTCAACAAGCACATCCGTGAATCCTGGGGGAAGTGGACCGGCCTCGGCGAGTTTTTTGTCGCCATCTCGCCGGAGACGAGCAGCGAGAGCGAAGAATGGTTCAAGGGGACGGCCGATGCTATCCTGCAGTACCTGCGCTTCGTCGAATCGTCCGATGCCGATTACGTGGCGGTCTTCGGCGGCGATCACATCTACAAGATGGATATCACCCAGATGATCAACTTTCACCGCATGAACCGCGCAGATATCACCATCGCGGCGCTCGAAGTGCCGGTGGAGGAGGCGAGCCGCTACGGGGTCTTTTCCGTCGACGAGGATGCCCGGGTCACCGCCTTTACCGAGAAACCGGAAAAGCCGGAACGGATTCCCGGTCGCCAGACCAGTTTCGCCTCGATGGGGAACTACATCTTCCCGACCAAGAAGCTGATCGAGGTGCTGCTGGAGGGGAAGAAGAACCACGCCGATCTCGACTTCGGCAAGCATGTCATCCCGATGATGCTCAAGAACAACGACCGCGTCTTCGCCTACAATTTCAACGACAATGTCATCCCCGGCATGAAGAGCGAGGAGCGCGGCTACTGGCGAGATGTCGGTACCCTCGATTCCTACTACGAGGCGAACATGGACCTGGTCAACGTCTCGCCGCAGCTCAATCTCTACAACTACAAGTGGCCGATCCTCACCAACCAGGGGAACCTCCCCCCCGCCAAGACCGTTTTCGACGACGAGGCCCGCCGCGGCCAGAATATCGACTCCTACGTCTGCGCCGGCTGCATCACCAGCGGCAGCACGGTACGGCGCTCCATCCTCGGCCCCCTGTGCAAGATCAACAGCTACAGCCTGGTGGAAGACTCGATCCTGTTCGAGAACGTCACCGTCGGCCGCCACGTCAAGATCCGCAAGGCGATCATCGATAAAAACGTAGTGATTCAAGATGGTTCCGAAATTGGTTACGATGTCGCGGCCGATCGCGCCAAGGGCTACACGGTTACCGATTCAGGTATCGTCGTGGTGCCGCGCCGGGAGAAGTAA
- a CDS encoding FAD-dependent oxidoreductase, with protein MAGNRVVVIGGDAAGMSAAAKIRREEPRREILVLERTDHTSYSACGIPYWLGGLVENAESLVVRSPEVFRRDYDIEVKTGHEVRAIDPVAQRLLVRTAEGRECREAYDQLLIATGAHPFCPDLPGSDARGIFGLSTLASGERLATFIEKERPRRAVVIGGGYIGLEMAEALVRRKLEVALVDRNPEVMNTLDPEMGALVSAALQEVGVALYRGEELLEFQVSASRVTGVVTNARQLPADIVILGMGVRPNAGLAAAAGLELGVNGAINVDGRMQTGDPNIWAAGDCVASVHRLTGKPIYIALGTVANKQGLVAGINLAGGQAWFPGVMGTAVSKICQVEVARTGLQERELQELSIDFISARIEARTRAHYYPGAGPITVKLLAEAGSGRLLGAQIVGHEGAAKRIDIVATALTAGMTAADLVDLDLSYAPPYSPVWDPVQTAARQLAG; from the coding sequence ATGGCAGGGAACCGGGTCGTGGTCATCGGCGGCGATGCCGCCGGCATGAGTGCCGCAGCAAAAATTCGCCGCGAAGAGCCGCGGCGGGAGATCCTGGTTCTGGAACGGACTGACCATACCTCCTATTCGGCCTGCGGCATTCCCTATTGGCTCGGTGGTCTGGTCGAGAATGCCGAAAGCCTGGTGGTGCGCTCCCCGGAAGTATTCCGGCGTGATTATGATATCGAGGTGAAGACCGGTCACGAGGTGCGCGCCATTGATCCGGTGGCGCAGCGGCTCCTGGTTCGCACTGCCGAGGGCCGCGAATGCCGGGAAGCCTACGACCAGTTGCTGATCGCCACCGGAGCTCACCCCTTCTGCCCCGACCTGCCGGGGAGTGACGCCCGCGGTATCTTCGGCCTCTCCACCCTGGCGAGCGGGGAGAGACTGGCAACCTTTATCGAGAAGGAACGGCCGCGCCGGGCGGTGGTGATCGGCGGCGGCTACATCGGCCTGGAGATGGCGGAAGCGCTGGTGCGCCGCAAGCTCGAAGTCGCCCTCGTCGATCGCAATCCCGAGGTGATGAACACCCTCGACCCGGAGATGGGAGCGCTGGTCTCCGCTGCATTGCAGGAGGTCGGGGTGGCCCTTTATCGCGGCGAGGAACTGCTCGAATTCCAGGTCTCCGCCTCCCGGGTGACGGGGGTGGTCACCAATGCGCGACAGCTGCCGGCCGATATCGTCATCCTCGGCATGGGGGTGCGCCCCAACGCCGGACTGGCCGCCGCAGCCGGGCTGGAGCTCGGGGTGAACGGGGCGATCAATGTCGATGGCCGCATGCAGACGGGTGATCCCAATATCTGGGCGGCCGGCGACTGTGTCGCCAGCGTCCATCGCCTGACCGGAAAGCCGATCTACATCGCGCTGGGGACTGTGGCCAACAAACAGGGTCTGGTCGCCGGCATCAACCTTGCGGGCGGCCAGGCCTGGTTCCCCGGCGTGATGGGGACGGCCGTGAGCAAGATCTGCCAGGTGGAGGTGGCGCGCACCGGGCTGCAGGAAAGGGAACTGCAGGAGCTGAGCATCGATTTTATCAGCGCCCGTATCGAGGCGCGGACCCGAGCCCACTACTACCCGGGCGCCGGGCCGATCACCGTCAAGCTCCTCGCCGAAGCCGGTTCCGGCCGTCTCCTCGGTGCCCAGATCGTCGGTCACGAGGGGGCCGCCAAGCGCATCGATATCGTCGCCACCGCCCTCACCGCCGGCATGACCGCGGCCGACCTGGTCGATCTCGACCTGAGCTACGCGCCCCCCTATTCGCCGGTCTGGGACCCGGTGCAGACCGCCGCCCGCCAGCTGGCAGGGTAG
- a CDS encoding VOC family protein: MTKNRQTKARVVGINHVALEVGDVDAALEFYGSLFELKLRGRHDGMAFIDIGDQFINLSPRRSQEPDSAWHFGLVVDDRETLRRALAETAATILPSRGLDFLDPWGNHVQVVEYRDIQFTKADQVLRGMGLTGLEKSAKARAELAEKGMADG, encoded by the coding sequence ATGACCAAAAATCGTCAAACCAAAGCCCGAGTTGTCGGCATCAATCACGTCGCCCTGGAAGTTGGCGATGTCGATGCCGCGCTGGAATTCTACGGCAGCCTTTTCGAGCTGAAATTGCGCGGTCGCCACGACGGCATGGCCTTCATCGATATCGGTGACCAGTTCATCAATCTCTCGCCGCGCCGCAGCCAGGAGCCCGACTCGGCCTGGCACTTCGGCCTGGTGGTCGATGACCGCGAGACGTTGCGCCGGGCGCTGGCCGAGACGGCGGCAACCATTCTGCCGAGCCGGGGGCTCGATTTCCTCGACCCCTGGGGGAACCACGTGCAGGTGGTGGAGTATCGGGACATCCAGTTCACCAAGGCGGACCAGGTATTGCGAGGAATGGGGCTGACAGGGCTGGAAAAGTCGGCCAAGGCACGCGCCGAGCTGGCGGAAAAAGGGATGGCCGACGGTTAG
- a CDS encoding 3-hydroxyacyl-CoA dehydrogenase NAD-binding domain-containing protein, which translates to MTGPILKLLQQRFMELGPLAEQSGGAGSWRHWRLARDDRKIAWLLFDRQDASVNVLSESVLLELAEILAQLAENPPHGLVLRSAKASGFCAGADLNEFTDLDEAEAILAKLQAAHAVADRLEALPFPTVAILHGSCLGGGVELALCCQLRLALPDLKLGLPEVRLGLHPGLGGTARLTHLIDPIEAMTLMLTGRTLDARQAKKAGVVDRVIEERQLQQALRAAFAGRIEQRGVGLKGKLLTTSAARRLAARQMRAQSAKKARPEHYPAPGALIDLWEEAGGDPVAMRQAEMKSFSQLLTSATARGLLRVFFLREKLKKSAGAGGRTIGQVHVIGAGAMGGDIAGWCAIQGLRATLYDRDPAAVAAAVRRTAEVCRARHLGAAETREVLDRLIPDLRNQGIARADLVIEAVPEKIEIKREVYREVEPLLKPGALLATNTSSIPLEELRADLADPGRFVGLHFFNPVARMQLVEVVAPEAVAPATLEVARSFVNQIGRLPVTVASAPGFLVNRVLMPYLMEAIVLLDEGVAAEIIDRAAEDFGMPLGPVELADQVGLDICLDVAEMLEKRLDRPLAAIPDWFREKVEQGKLGRKSGEGFYLWKEGRPQKKTIDSTDNDDLADRLLLPMLNACMTCLREGVVADAELLDGALVFGTGFAPFRGGPLHYARQRGFAEIAGVLEALAARHGERFTPDPGWVQES; encoded by the coding sequence ATGACCGGTCCCATTCTCAAGCTGCTGCAGCAACGCTTCATGGAGCTCGGCCCGCTGGCGGAACAAAGCGGCGGTGCAGGCTCCTGGCGCCACTGGCGTCTCGCCCGGGACGACAGGAAGATCGCCTGGCTCCTTTTCGACCGGCAGGATGCCAGCGTCAACGTCCTCTCCGAGTCGGTGCTGCTGGAGTTGGCGGAGATCCTGGCGCAATTGGCGGAAAATCCCCCCCATGGGCTGGTTTTGCGTTCGGCCAAGGCCTCCGGTTTTTGCGCCGGCGCTGATCTCAACGAGTTCACCGACCTGGATGAAGCGGAGGCGATCCTCGCCAAACTCCAGGCGGCGCACGCGGTCGCCGACCGCCTCGAAGCTCTTCCCTTTCCGACCGTCGCCATCCTCCATGGCAGCTGCCTGGGGGGCGGCGTCGAACTGGCACTCTGCTGCCAGCTGCGCCTGGCGTTGCCCGACCTGAAGCTAGGCCTGCCCGAAGTGCGCCTTGGCCTTCACCCCGGACTTGGGGGGACCGCCCGTTTGACCCACCTGATCGACCCCATCGAGGCGATGACCCTGATGCTCACCGGCAGGACGCTCGATGCCCGCCAGGCGAAGAAGGCCGGGGTGGTCGACCGGGTCATCGAGGAACGCCAGCTGCAGCAGGCACTTCGCGCCGCTTTTGCCGGGCGAATCGAGCAGCGGGGGGTGGGATTGAAAGGGAAGCTTTTGACCACCAGCGCGGCCCGCCGCCTCGCGGCCCGGCAGATGCGGGCCCAGAGCGCCAAAAAGGCCCGCCCCGAGCATTACCCCGCCCCCGGAGCCCTCATCGACCTCTGGGAGGAAGCAGGGGGCGACCCCGTGGCAATGCGCCAGGCCGAGATGAAATCCTTTTCCCAGCTGCTGACCAGCGCCACCGCCCGCGGCCTGCTGCGGGTCTTCTTCCTGCGGGAGAAGCTGAAGAAGAGCGCAGGCGCCGGGGGCCGGACTATCGGCCAGGTGCACGTGATTGGCGCCGGTGCCATGGGGGGGGATATCGCCGGCTGGTGCGCCATCCAGGGGCTGCGGGCGACCCTTTACGATCGGGACCCCGCGGCCGTCGCCGCTGCCGTCCGCCGTACCGCCGAGGTCTGCCGCGCCCGGCACCTCGGCGCGGCCGAAACCCGGGAGGTCCTTGACCGGCTGATCCCTGACCTGCGCAACCAGGGGATCGCCCGGGCCGACCTCGTCATCGAGGCGGTGCCGGAGAAGATCGAGATCAAACGCGAGGTCTACCGGGAGGTGGAACCGTTGCTGAAACCGGGGGCGCTTCTGGCCACCAACACTTCCAGCATTCCCCTCGAAGAGCTGCGCGCCGACCTCGCGGACCCGGGGCGCTTCGTCGGCCTGCACTTCTTCAATCCGGTGGCGCGGATGCAACTGGTCGAGGTGGTGGCCCCGGAAGCAGTGGCGCCGGCGACGCTGGAAGTCGCCCGCTCCTTTGTCAATCAGATCGGTCGCCTGCCGGTGACCGTCGCCAGTGCTCCGGGCTTCCTGGTCAACCGGGTGCTGATGCCTTACCTGATGGAGGCAATCGTCCTCCTCGATGAAGGCGTTGCTGCGGAGATCATCGACCGGGCCGCCGAGGATTTCGGCATGCCGCTGGGGCCGGTGGAGCTGGCCGACCAGGTCGGGCTCGACATCTGCCTCGATGTCGCCGAGATGCTGGAAAAACGCCTCGACCGGCCGTTGGCGGCTATCCCGGACTGGTTCCGGGAGAAGGTGGAGCAGGGGAAGCTGGGCCGCAAGTCGGGGGAGGGCTTCTACCTCTGGAAAGAGGGGCGGCCACAGAAGAAAACGATCGACAGCACCGACAATGACGACCTGGCCGACCGGCTGCTGCTGCCGATGCTCAACGCCTGCATGACCTGCCTGCGCGAGGGGGTGGTCGCCGACGCCGAACTCCTCGACGGCGCCTTGGTCTTCGGCACCGGTTTCGCCCCCTTCCGCGGCGGTCCCCTGCATTACGCCCGGCAGCGGGGTTTCGCCGAGATCGCCGGGGTTTTGGAAGCGCTGGCCGCCCGCCACGGTGAACGCTTTACTCCCGATCCGGGCTGGGTGCAGGAGTCCTGA